Proteins encoded within one genomic window of Brenneria nigrifluens DSM 30175 = ATCC 13028:
- the secF gene encoding protein translocase subunit SecF — protein sequence MAQDYTVEQLNYGRRVHDFMRWDNVAFLISGTLLILSLIVMGVRGFNWGLDFTGGTVIEINLEKPADLDLIRDSLQNAGFHDPLIQNFGSSRDVMVRMSPNVGTSGQELGNRVLSVINQGTEQQATVKRIEFVGPSVGSDLAQAGGMALLSALICILIYVGFRFEWRLALGAVIALAHDVVITMGVLSLFRIEIDLTIVASLMSVIGYSLNDSIVVSDRIRENFRKIRRGTPYEIMNVSLTQTLSRTIMTSATTLVVVLMLYIFGGAMLAGFSLAMLIGVSIGTVSSIYVASALALKLGMKREHLLVQKVEKEGADQPSILP from the coding sequence GTGGCACAGGATTATACTGTTGAACAACTGAACTACGGACGCCGGGTCCACGACTTTATGCGTTGGGATAACGTCGCGTTTTTGATTTCAGGAACGCTGCTGATCCTCTCGCTGATCGTGATGGGCGTACGGGGCTTTAACTGGGGATTGGACTTCACCGGGGGGACGGTGATTGAGATCAATCTTGAAAAACCTGCCGATCTGGATCTGATCCGTGATTCATTGCAGAACGCCGGGTTTCACGATCCGCTGATCCAGAACTTCGGCAGCAGCCGCGACGTGATGGTACGTATGTCGCCGAACGTCGGCACCTCCGGCCAGGAGCTCGGCAACCGCGTATTAAGCGTTATCAATCAGGGCACCGAGCAACAGGCGACGGTAAAACGCATCGAGTTCGTCGGTCCCAGCGTGGGGAGCGATCTGGCCCAGGCGGGCGGCATGGCCCTGCTGAGCGCGCTGATCTGTATCCTGATTTACGTCGGTTTCCGCTTCGAATGGCGGCTGGCGCTGGGGGCGGTTATCGCGCTGGCGCATGACGTGGTGATCACCATGGGGGTGCTGTCTCTTTTCAGGATAGAGATCGACCTGACTATTGTGGCGTCGCTAATGTCGGTCATCGGCTACTCGCTGAACGACAGCATCGTAGTCTCCGACCGTATCCGCGAGAATTTCCGTAAAATTCGCCGCGGCACGCCTTATGAGATCATGAACGTCTCGCTGACGCAAACCCTGAGCCGCACCATTATGACGTCGGCGACCACCCTGGTGGTGGTGCTGATGCTGTATATCTTCGGCGGCGCGATGCTGGCGGGATTCTCGCTGGCGATGCTGATCGGCGTATCGATCGGTACGGTGTCATCCATCTACGTGGCTTCCGCGCTGGCGCTGAAGCTGGGGATGAAACGCGAGCATCTGCTGGTGCAGAAGGTGGAGAAAGAGGGCGCCGATCAGCCTTCGATTCTGCCTTAA
- the secD gene encoding protein translocase subunit SecD: MLNRYPLWKYLTLIVALLIGLLYALPNLYGEDPAVQVTGARGTAASETTLIQVQNVLKEQNITSKSIALENGAILARFSNPDVQIRAREALLTELGDKFVVALNLAPATPTWLRVLGAEPMKLGLDLRGGVHFLMEVDMDTALGKLQEQTLDSLRSDLREKNIPYAAVRKTENYGVEVRFRDAQTRDEGVSYLTSRHRDLVFSASGGNLLRAVMSNERLREAREYAVQQNINILRNRVNQLGVAEPLVQRQGADRIVVELPGIQDTARAKEILGATATLEFRLVNSDADATAAANGRVPGDSEVKNMRDGAPVVLYKRVILTGDHITDSTSSTDEYNRPQVNISLDSAGGNTMSNFTKDSIGKLMATLFVEYKDSGKKDANGRAILEKQEEVINVATIQSRLGNSFRITGIDNPNEARQLSLLLRAGALIAPIQIVEERTIGPTLGMQNITQGLEACLWGLVASIVFMVVYYRKFGVIATTALIANLVMIVGVMSLLPGATLTMPGIAGIVLTLAVAVDANVLINERIKEELRNGRSVQQAIHEGYKGAFSSIVDANLTTLITAIILYAVGTGSIKGFAITTAIGVATSMFTAIVGTRAIVNLLYGGKRINKLSI; the protein is encoded by the coding sequence GTGTTAAACCGTTATCCTTTGTGGAAGTACCTGACGCTGATCGTGGCTTTGCTCATCGGTCTGCTCTATGCGCTTCCTAACCTGTATGGTGAGGATCCGGCGGTACAAGTTACTGGCGCGCGGGGAACCGCCGCCAGCGAAACGACGCTGATCCAAGTCCAGAATGTATTAAAAGAGCAAAATATCACCAGTAAGTCGATTGCATTGGAAAACGGTGCGATTCTGGCTCGCTTCTCCAACCCGGACGTTCAGATCCGTGCTCGTGAAGCTCTCCTCACTGAACTGGGCGACAAATTTGTTGTGGCGCTCAACCTGGCTCCGGCCACCCCGACCTGGCTGCGCGTCCTGGGCGCGGAACCGATGAAGCTGGGGTTAGACCTGCGCGGCGGCGTTCACTTCCTGATGGAAGTGGATATGGATACCGCATTGGGCAAGCTGCAGGAACAGACCCTGGATTCCCTGCGCAGCGATCTGCGCGAGAAAAACATCCCTTACGCCGCGGTGCGTAAAACCGAAAACTACGGCGTCGAAGTGCGTTTCCGCGACGCTCAGACCCGGGATGAAGGCGTGAGTTATCTGACCAGCCGCCACCGCGATCTGGTGTTCAGCGCCAGCGGCGGCAATCTGCTGCGCGCGGTGATGAGCAACGAGCGCCTGCGCGAAGCGCGCGAATATGCGGTGCAGCAAAACATCAATATCCTGCGTAACCGCGTCAACCAACTGGGCGTTGCCGAACCGCTGGTGCAGCGTCAGGGCGCCGACCGTATCGTCGTCGAACTGCCGGGGATTCAGGATACCGCGCGCGCCAAGGAAATTCTGGGCGCCACGGCCACGCTGGAGTTCCGCCTGGTGAACAGCGACGCCGACGCCACCGCGGCGGCCAACGGCCGCGTACCGGGCGATTCCGAAGTGAAGAACATGCGCGACGGCGCGCCGGTGGTGCTGTATAAGCGCGTTATTCTGACCGGCGACCACATCACCGACTCCACGTCGAGCACCGATGAATACAACCGTCCGCAGGTGAATATTTCACTGGACAGCGCCGGCGGCAACACCATGTCCAACTTCACCAAGGACAGCATCGGCAAGTTGATGGCGACGCTGTTCGTTGAATACAAGGACAGCGGCAAGAAAGACGCCAACGGCCGGGCGATCCTGGAGAAGCAGGAAGAGGTGATCAACGTGGCGACGATTCAGTCGCGTCTGGGCAACAGCTTCCGCATTACCGGCATCGACAACCCGAACGAAGCGCGTCAGCTTTCCCTGCTGCTGCGCGCCGGCGCGCTGATTGCGCCGATCCAGATTGTGGAAGAGCGCACCATCGGCCCGACGCTGGGGATGCAGAATATTACCCAGGGTCTGGAAGCCTGCCTGTGGGGCCTGGTCGCCTCCATCGTTTTTATGGTGGTCTATTACCGTAAATTCGGGGTGATCGCCACCACCGCGCTGATCGCCAACCTGGTGATGATCGTCGGCGTGATGTCGCTGCTGCCGGGGGCGACGCTGACCATGCCGGGCATTGCCGGCATCGTGCTGACGCTGGCGGTGGCGGTCGATGCCAACGTACTGATAAACGAGCGTATTAAAGAAGAGCTGAGAAACGGACGCAGCGTCCAGCAGGCGATTCACGAAGGTTATAAAGGCGCATTCTCCAGTATTGTGGATGCCAACCTGACTACCCTGATTACCGCCATTATCCTGTACGCTGTCGGTACCGGTTCGATTAAAGGCTTTGCCATCACCACGGCGATTGGGGTAGCCACCTCAATGTTTACGGCGATTGTCGGTACTCGTGCCATCGTCAACCTGCTTTACGGCGGCAAACGCATTAACAAGCTGTCTATCTGA
- the yajC gene encoding preprotein translocase subunit YajC, which produces MSLFISDAVAATGAPAQGSPYSLVIMLAVFGLIFYFMILRPQQKRAKEHKKLMDSITKGDEVLTTGGLVGRVTKVSETGYIAIALNDTNEVVIKRDFVASVLPKGTIKAL; this is translated from the coding sequence ATGAGTCTTTTTATCTCCGATGCTGTAGCAGCGACTGGCGCTCCGGCTCAGGGAAGCCCGTACTCTCTGGTTATCATGCTGGCCGTTTTCGGTCTGATTTTCTACTTTATGATCCTGCGTCCGCAGCAGAAACGCGCCAAGGAACATAAAAAATTAATGGATTCCATCACCAAGGGTGATGAGGTTCTGACCACCGGCGGTCTGGTCGGGCGGGTGACGAAAGTGTCTGAAACCGGCTACATCGCCATTGCGTTGAATGACACCAATGAAGTGGTTATCAAACGTGATTTCGTGGCTTCCGTACTGCCGAAGGGCACGATTAAGGCCCTGTAA
- the tgt gene encoding tRNA guanosine(34) transglycosylase Tgt: MKYELQTTDGRARRGRLIFERGVVETPAFMPVGTYGTVKGMTPEEVKESGAQILLGNTFHLWLRPGQEIMKLHGDLHGFMQWHGPILTDSGGFQVFSLGDIRKITEEGVHFRNPINGDAIFLSPEKSMEIQYDLGSDVVMIFDECTPYPADWDYAKRSMEMSLRWAKRSRQRFDELNNNNALFGIIQGGVYEDLRDVSVKGLVDIGFDGYAVGGLAVGEPKEDMHRILEHVCPQIPADKPRYLMGVGKPEDLVEGVRRGIDMFDCVMPTRNARNGHLFVTDGVVKIRNAQHKDDVSPLDEHCDCYTCRNYSRAYLHHLDRCNEILGARLNTIHNLRYYQRLMAGLRQAIEEGKLEHFVVDFYQRIGKPIPPLAEKTLLTVTDRQL, encoded by the coding sequence GTGAAGTACGAACTGCAAACAACCGACGGCCGGGCGCGGCGCGGCAGACTGATTTTTGAACGCGGCGTGGTGGAAACCCCGGCGTTTATGCCGGTGGGCACCTACGGCACGGTAAAAGGGATGACGCCGGAAGAAGTAAAAGAGAGCGGCGCGCAGATCCTGCTGGGCAATACCTTTCACCTGTGGCTGCGTCCCGGCCAGGAAATTATGAAATTGCACGGCGACCTGCATGGTTTCATGCAGTGGCACGGGCCGATCCTCACCGACTCCGGCGGTTTCCAGGTGTTCAGCCTGGGGGATATCCGCAAGATCACCGAAGAGGGCGTACATTTCCGTAACCCCATCAACGGCGACGCCATTTTCCTCAGCCCGGAAAAATCGATGGAAATCCAGTACGATCTGGGCTCGGACGTGGTGATGATCTTTGACGAATGCACCCCTTACCCCGCCGACTGGGACTATGCCAAGCGCTCGATGGAGATGTCCCTGCGCTGGGCGAAGCGTAGCCGTCAGCGTTTTGACGAACTGAATAATAACAATGCCCTGTTCGGCATTATTCAAGGCGGTGTTTACGAAGATTTACGTGACGTATCGGTAAAAGGGCTGGTAGACATTGGCTTTGATGGGTACGCTGTGGGCGGTTTAGCGGTTGGCGAGCCGAAAGAGGACATGCACCGTATTCTGGAGCACGTCTGTCCGCAGATCCCGGCGGATAAGCCGCGCTACCTGATGGGCGTCGGCAAGCCGGAGGATTTGGTGGAAGGCGTGCGGCGCGGCATTGATATGTTTGACTGCGTGATGCCGACGCGCAACGCGCGCAACGGTCATCTGTTCGTCACCGACGGCGTGGTGAAAATCCGCAACGCGCAGCATAAGGACGATGTGAGCCCGCTTGACGAGCATTGTGATTGCTACACCTGTCGCAATTATAGCCGCGCCTACTTGCATCATCTTGACCGTTGCAACGAAATACTCGGGGCGCGACTCAATACCATCCATAATTTGCGTTATTATCAACGTTTGATGGCGGGTTTACGTCAGGCTATCGAAGAGGGTAAATTAGAGCACTTTGTGGTGGATTTTTACCAACGGATAGGCAAACCGATACCGCCGCTTGCTGAAAAAACGTTGCTGACAGTAACTGACCGCCAGCTTTGA
- the queA gene encoding tRNA preQ1(34) S-adenosylmethionine ribosyltransferase-isomerase QueA: MRVADFSFELPESLIAHYPQAQRSGCRLLSLEGPTGKVTHEVFTDLLNKLDAGDLLVFNDTRVIPARLFGRKASGGKLEVLVERVLDERRVLAHVRASKAPKPGTELLLGDDESVRATMAARHDALFELHFDDSRDVLSILNAIGHIPLPPYIDRPDEEADRELYQTVYSQRPGAVAAPTAGLHFDEPMLAALREKGVEMAFVTLHVGAGTFQPVRVESIEDHVMHAEYAEVPQAVVDAVLACKARGNRVVAVGTTSVRSLESAAQASKDALIAPFFGDTRIFIYPGYRYRIIDALVTNFHLPESTLIMLVSAFAGYRHTLSAYRQAVAEQYRFFSYGDAMFITRNPAAEQEQAG; this comes from the coding sequence ATGCGCGTTGCCGATTTTTCGTTTGAACTTCCCGAATCATTGATTGCCCACTATCCGCAGGCGCAGCGCAGCGGTTGCCGGCTATTGTCGCTGGAGGGGCCGACGGGAAAGGTGACGCACGAGGTGTTTACCGATTTGCTGAATAAGCTGGATGCGGGCGATCTGCTGGTGTTCAACGATACGCGGGTGATCCCCGCGCGGCTGTTCGGGCGCAAGGCCAGCGGCGGCAAGCTGGAGGTGCTGGTGGAGCGGGTGCTGGATGAACGCCGGGTGCTGGCCCACGTGCGCGCGTCGAAAGCGCCAAAGCCCGGAACCGAGCTGCTGCTGGGCGATGACGAGAGCGTCAGGGCGACGATGGCGGCCCGTCATGACGCATTGTTTGAACTGCATTTCGACGACTCCCGCGACGTATTGTCGATTCTGAACGCCATCGGCCATATTCCGCTGCCGCCTTATATCGACCGGCCGGACGAAGAGGCAGACCGCGAGCTCTATCAGACGGTTTACAGCCAGCGTCCGGGCGCGGTGGCCGCGCCGACGGCCGGTTTGCATTTTGATGAACCCATGCTGGCGGCGCTGCGTGAAAAGGGCGTGGAAATGGCGTTCGTCACCCTGCACGTCGGGGCCGGAACCTTTCAGCCGGTGCGGGTGGAGTCGATAGAAGATCATGTGATGCACGCCGAATATGCCGAGGTGCCGCAGGCGGTGGTTGACGCGGTGCTGGCCTGTAAGGCGCGCGGAAACCGGGTGGTGGCGGTCGGCACCACCTCGGTGCGTTCGCTGGAAAGCGCCGCGCAGGCCAGCAAGGATGCGCTGATTGCGCCGTTTTTCGGCGACACGCGGATCTTTATCTATCCCGGCTATCGCTACCGGATTATCGATGCGCTGGTGACCAACTTTCACCTGCCCGAATCCACGCTGATTATGCTGGTGTCGGCGTTTGCCGGCTATCGGCACACCCTGTCCGCCTACCGGCAGGCGGTGGCCGAGCAATACCGCTTTTTCAGCTATGGCGATGCGATGTTTATTACCCGCAACCCCGCGGCCGAGCAGGAGCAAGCCGGATAG